The following coding sequences are from one Chelonoidis abingdonii isolate Lonesome George chromosome 4, CheloAbing_2.0, whole genome shotgun sequence window:
- the LOC116829237 gene encoding olfactory receptor 5G9-like — translation MALGNYTIVTGFILQGITENPKLQIILFMAFSIIYFCTLVGNLGMIVLIRVDPRLHTSMYFFLSSWSFLDIGYSSVIAPKTLVIFSTETKDISFAGCVVQFFFLSLCANTELCLLAVMAYDRFVAICKPLLYHVVLSRRVCIQFVLGSYLYAFSNAITHTSSLFCLSFCHSHVLDHFFCDSLPPLQKISCSNTRVNELVHFTFAAIATLVTIVIILVSYTYIIFAILRIHSAEGRCKAFNTCASHLTVVAVLYGTLFFMYLCPISSDSADQDKVVAVLYTLVIPMLNPLIYSLRNKKVKDALRRTIYQKIIPRYM, via the coding sequence ATGGCACTGGGAAATTATACCATAGTGACTGGCTTCATCCTCCAGGGAATAACAGAAAATCCAAAACTGCAAATCATCCTCTTCATGGCATTCTCCATCATCTATTTCTGCACCCTGGTGGGGAATCTAGGGATGATCGTGTTAATCCGTGTTGATCCCCGACTCCACACCTCCATGTATTTTTTCCTCAGCAGCTGGTCTTTCTTAGATATTGGCTACTCCTCTGTGATTGCCCCAAAGACGCTGGTAATCTTTTCCACAGAGACTAAAGACATTTCTTTTGCAGGGTGTGTAGTTcagtttttcttcctctctctctgtgccaaCACCGAGCTTTGCCTCCTGGCTGTGATGGCCTACGATCGCTTTGTAGCCATCTGCAAACCACTGCTTTATCATGTTGTTTTGTCCAGGAGAGTCTGCATCCAGTTTGTGCTGGGCTCTTATCTCTATGCCTTTTCCAATGCAATCACCCACACTagttctttgttttgtctgtccTTCTGCCACTCTCATGTCCTCgatcatttcttctgtgacagCCTCCCCCCTCTCCAAAAGATCTCATGCTCCAACACTCGAGTCAATGAGCTGGTGCATTTCACCTTTGCAGCTATAGCAACCCTTgtcaccattgtgatcatccttGTCTCCTACACATATATCATATTTGCCATCCTGAGGATCCACTCTGCTGAGGGCAGGTGCAAAGCCTTCAACACCTGCGCTTCCCACTTGACGGTCGTTGCTGTGCTGTATGGGACTCTCTTCTTTATGTATCTGTGCCCCATCTCCAGTGACTCAGCAGATCAGGATAAAGTGGTGGCTGTGCTCTATACCCTGGTGATCCCCATGCTGAACCCcctgatctacagcctgaggaacaagaAGGTGAAGGATGCCTTGAGGAGAACAATATATCAGAAAATTATTCCTCGCTATATGTAA